The following are from one region of the Prionailurus bengalensis isolate Pbe53 chromosome A2, Fcat_Pben_1.1_paternal_pri, whole genome shotgun sequence genome:
- the RBM48 gene encoding RNA-binding protein 48 → MAASGGELGGVFDHHVQRAVCDTRAKYREGRRPRAVKVYTINLESRYLLIQGVPAVGAMKELVERFALYGAIEQYNALDEYPAEDFTEVYLIKFMNLQSARTAKRKMDEQSFFGGLLHVCYAPEFETVEETRKKLQERKAYIARTTKNKDHYVTKKKLVTELKNTQDFRQDFHSETSGCAATLNTSTGNSDPCLPYSCELPLCYFSSKCTCSSGEHMDRASNFSQDGRNHEETLEHCMHSDSLQKIQVKPFKNSSACPGAQKAITSSEAVDRFMPRTTQLQERKRRREDDRKIGTFLGTSTSSNEVMIGPLLPDLPKVDMHDDSLNTTANLIRNKLKEVISSTPKPLEDKLEDVHTSRPLKQRRRI, encoded by the exons ATGGCGGCTAGTGGCGGGGAGCTTGGAGGTGTATTTGATCACCATGTCCAGAGGGCTGTATGCGACACGCGGGCCAAGTATCGGGAGGGGCGACGGCCTCGTGCTGTCAAG gtatatacAATCAATTTGGAATCTCGGTACTTGTTAATACAAGGAGTTCCTGCAGTGGGAGCGATGAAGGAATTAGTTGAGCGATTTGCTTTGTATGGTGCAATTGAACAATATAATGCTCTAGATGAATACCCAGCAGAAGACTTTACAGAAGTTTATCTTATTAAATTTATGAATCTACAAAGTGCAAG GACAGCcaagagaaaaatggatgaacaGAGTTTCTTTGGTGGATTGCTTCACGTGTGCTATGCTCCAGAATTTGAAACAGttgaagaaactagaaaaaaattacaggagAGGAAGGCTTATATAGCAAGAACTACTAAAAATAAAG ATCATTACGTGACAAAGAAGAAACTGGTTACGGAGCTTAAAAACACACAAGATTTTAGACAGGACTTCCATTCAGAGACCTCTGGATGTGCAGCCACTTTGAACACTTCTACTGGCAACTCAGATCCTTGTCTTCCTTATTCTTGTGAATTgcctttatgttatttttcctcGAAATGTACATGTTCATCAGGGGAGCATATGGACAGGGCATCAAACTTCTCTCAGGATGGTAGAAACCATGAAGAAACATTGGAGCATTGTATGCACAGTGACTCTTTGCAGAAAATACAGGTGAAACCGTTTAAAAATTCATCAGCCTGCCCTGGCGCACAGAAGGCTATTACTTCTTCAGAGGCAGTTGACAGATTTATGCCTAGGACAACACAACTGCAGGAGcggaaaagaagaagagaagatgaTCGTAAAATTGGAACTTTTCTTGGAACAAGCACTAGTAGTAATGAGGTTATGATTGGGCCTCTGTTACCAGACTTACCCAAAGTGGATATGCACGATGACTCGTTGAACACGACAGCAAATTTAATTCGGAATAAACTTAAAGAG gtaATTTCATCTACGCCAAAACCTCTAGAAGACAAGCTGGAAGATGTACATACAAGTCGTCCgttaaaacaaagaagaagaatataG